Within the Enterobacter bugandensis genome, the region ACCGTATCAGAGCTTGATACTCCGGCGGCGGTCAGCGTCGTGAATGGCGAGGATATGCGCCACGCTGCGCCGCGCATTAATCTCTCCGAATCGCTTGGCAGCGTTCCGGGACTACAGATTCAGAACCGTCAGAACTATGCTCAGGATCTCCAGCTTTCGATGCGCGGGTTTGGTGCCCGCTCAACGTTTGGCGTGCGCGGCATTCGCATGTACGTCGACGGTATTCCAGCCACCATGCCGGACGGACAGGGCCAGACCTCCAACATCGATCTCTCCAGCATTGACAGCGTTGAGGTGCTGCGCGGTCCCTTCTCCGCCCTGTATGGCAACGCCTCTGGCGGCGTGATTAACATCAATACGCAAACCGGGCAGCAGCCGCCGACCATCGAGGCAAGCAGCTATTACGGCAGTTACGGGACTTGGCGCTACGGCATGAAAGCCACCGGCGCAATGGGCGATGGTACCCATGCCGGCGACGTGGATTACACCGTATCCACCACTCGCTTCACCACTAAAGGCTACCGCGACCACAGCGGCGCGCGGAAGAATCTCGCTAATGCCAAACTGGGCGTACGCATTGACGATGCCAGCAAGCTAACGCTGATTTTTAACAGCGTGGACATGAAAGCCAACGATCCGGGCGGGCTGAGCTATCAGGAGTGGCAGGATAACCCGCGTCAGTCCCCGCGCGGCGATCAGTACAACACGCGCAAGACCATCAAGCAGACTCAGGCGGGGCTGCGTTACGACCGCCAGCTTAGCGCTCAGGACGATCTCAGCGTGATGATGTACGCCGGCGAGCGTGAAATGACCCAGTACCAGTCGATTCCCTACCAGCCGCAGCTGAGGCCTTCTCACTCCGGCGGCGTGATCGATATGCAGCGTCATTATCAGGGGGTTGATACCCGCTGGACGCACCGCGGCGAGCTGCTGGTGCCGGTCACCTTCACCACCGGTCTGAACTATGAAAACATGAGTGAAGATCGTCGCGGGTACGAGAACTTCGTGATGAACAACGGCGTGCCGGACTACGGCGTGAAGGGTGATAAACGCCGGAACGAACGTAACCTGATGTGGAACGTCGACCCTTACCTGCAGACCAGCTGGCAGCTGACGCAGAAACTGTCCGTGGATGCGGGCGTGCGTTATAGCTCGGTCTGGTTTGATTCTAACGACCATTACGTTACGCCGGGCAACGGCGACGACAGCGGTGACGCGAGCTATCACAAGTGGCTCCCGGCGGGCTCCGTGAAGTATGCGGTGACGGACGCGTGGAACCTCTACGCTGCCGCAGGGCGTGGGTTCGAAACGCCAACCATCAACGAGCTTTCGTATCGCGCCGATAACCAGGGCGGCCTGAATATCGGCCTGCAGCCTTCCACGAACAACACGTATGAGGTGGGCAGCAAAACCCGCATTGGCAATGGCCTGCTGACGGCAGCGCTGTTCCGCACCGATACGGATGACGAGATCGTGGTGGATGCCAGCTCTGGTGGCCGCACAAGCTATAAAAATGCCGGAAAGACCCGCCGTCAGGGAGTCGAAGTGTCTCTCGATCAGCAGTTTGCTGAGAACTGGAAGCTGAAAATGGCGTGGACCTACCTTGATGCCACCTACCGGACCAACGTCTGCGGCGACGCGGACTGTAACGGTAACCGTATGCCGGGCATTGCCCGCAATATGGGCTATGCGTCCTTTGGCTGGCAGCCTGAAGAGGGCTGGTACGCGGGCTCGGACGTGCGCTACATGAGCGATATCATGGCCGACGACGAGAACACGGCGAAAGCGCCATCGTACACGGTGGTCGGGCTGAATACCGGGTATAAATTCAACTACGGCAACTGGGGGATGGACGTCTTTGGCCGCGTAGATAACCTGTTCGACAAAGAGTACGTTGGCTCGGTTATTGTCAACGAATCCAACGGGCGTTATTACGAGCCAGCGCCTGGCCGTAACTACGGTGTGGGTCTGTCGGTGTCTTATCGATTCGAGTAACAAATAAGTAAAGTTTATTTTATACCGAAAATAACGATCCTGATGGCAAAATGCCATCAGGAGTTATTCACCAGATAAATAAATAGACGCGGTATATAGTCGCTCTGTTAAATTATCTCTCAGTTAAAATATTGTCGCTGTAAAAGCGTATTCGCTTCATCAATCGATTTTTCAATCGCCTTCTGGCTGGCGTCGACATCCCGGCGTTCCAGGGCTGAAAGCAGTTCGTCATAGTGATACGTCGCTTCCTTAATGTCATTAAGCTCCTGGTGCAGATAGTTAATGCAAGGCCCGATGCGCACCCATAGCTGTTCAATTAATGCATTCAGCGTGGGCATTTCCGCGTACTGATAAAGCGTAAAGCGGAAGATGCGATTTGCCTGCAATGCCTGCTGAACGTTCCCGTTGCGCATGGCCTCATGAAACGCTTCCGACAATTTGCGCAACGTCTCGATCTTTTGGTCAGACATATTCTGACAGGCTGCGGCAACCGCCATGGGTTCAAGCTGCTTGCGAATAGCGTTGATTTCGTTATAACGGTCCAGCGTCACCTCCGGCACCAGAAATGCCTGTGCCGGCGTGGCATGTAATGCCCCTGCTGACACCAGACGCAGTAGCGCCTCGCGCACTGGGGTAATGCTGGTTCCTAATTTATCGGCGATCTCTTTCGTAATCAGTCGTGCACCCGGTTTAAGGGAGCCTGTAATTAACGCTCCTTTCAAACTGAGTTCAACTTGCATGGTAAGACTGATCCTTTGGGCTTTTTCTAAGTGATCCAAATCAAGCATGTTCAATTCCTGTAGCTAAAACTTAATGCTATTTTTAAACGCCAGTTTTAATAAAACGACGCTGGTCCGATATATCCTGTATCGTCATGCCTGGTGGTGGGAAGTAC harbors:
- the pqqU gene encoding TonB-dependent receptor PqqU; the encoded protein is MKIISARKASLPLLLVPVVFAPLSAMSAEEQTMIVSATPQTVSELDTPAAVSVVNGEDMRHAAPRINLSESLGSVPGLQIQNRQNYAQDLQLSMRGFGARSTFGVRGIRMYVDGIPATMPDGQGQTSNIDLSSIDSVEVLRGPFSALYGNASGGVININTQTGQQPPTIEASSYYGSYGTWRYGMKATGAMGDGTHAGDVDYTVSTTRFTTKGYRDHSGARKNLANAKLGVRIDDASKLTLIFNSVDMKANDPGGLSYQEWQDNPRQSPRGDQYNTRKTIKQTQAGLRYDRQLSAQDDLSVMMYAGEREMTQYQSIPYQPQLRPSHSGGVIDMQRHYQGVDTRWTHRGELLVPVTFTTGLNYENMSEDRRGYENFVMNNGVPDYGVKGDKRRNERNLMWNVDPYLQTSWQLTQKLSVDAGVRYSSVWFDSNDHYVTPGNGDDSGDASYHKWLPAGSVKYAVTDAWNLYAAAGRGFETPTINELSYRADNQGGLNIGLQPSTNNTYEVGSKTRIGNGLLTAALFRTDTDDEIVVDASSGGRTSYKNAGKTRRQGVEVSLDQQFAENWKLKMAWTYLDATYRTNVCGDADCNGNRMPGIARNMGYASFGWQPEEGWYAGSDVRYMSDIMADDENTAKAPSYTVVGLNTGYKFNYGNWGMDVFGRVDNLFDKEYVGSVIVNESNGRYYEPAPGRNYGVGLSVSYRFE
- a CDS encoding GntR family transcriptional regulator; translated protein: MLDLDHLEKAQRISLTMQVELSLKGALITGSLKPGARLITKEIADKLGTSITPVREALLRLVSAGALHATPAQAFLVPEVTLDRYNEINAIRKQLEPMAVAAACQNMSDQKIETLRKLSEAFHEAMRNGNVQQALQANRIFRFTLYQYAEMPTLNALIEQLWVRIGPCINYLHQELNDIKEATYHYDELLSALERRDVDASQKAIEKSIDEANTLLQRQYFN